One part of the Tenacibaculum sp. 190130A14a genome encodes these proteins:
- a CDS encoding heavy metal translocating P-type ATPase, which produces MKHTYKITGMTCNGCRTKVEKTLNSIEGIINAQVSLPDSATIEMEQHVTTETMQEVLAEAGNYTIEMTHHTPKKEGENKGDSCCGGNAKATESHQNKTEEKTASCCSTGHSTSKYHQHGNEHNHPTPTLGPEAAGKYHCPMHCEGSKVYDKPGDCPVCGMNLEKIPELMPKSVQFTCPMHPEIVKDEFGSCPICGMDLVPMEHSDNEEDAIYQKLLKKFKVAVAFTIPIFIIAMSEMVSNNPLYNILDQKMWNWVQLVLSIPVVFYATWMFFEKAWKSIKTRNLNMFTLIGIGAGIAWVFSVFAMLFPDIFPAQFKTPHGNVFVYFEATTVILTLVLLGQLLEARAHSQTSGAIKELLKLVPSTATLLVNGEEKIIAIDKIQQGDLLRVKPGDKIPVDGVINEGVSSIDESMITGEPIPVDKKQGDKVSSGTINGTKSFVMEAQKVGSETLLSQIITMVNNASRSKAPMQKLADKISKYFVPIVLVVAVLTFIVWAIFGPEPAYVFAFVNAIAVLIIACPCALGLATPMSVMVGIGRGAQSGVLIKNAEALEKMEKVDTLIVDKTGTITEGKPSVEKVISISEKISETDLTQKIASLNQYSEHPLAEAVVKFAKEKNIKDVDVPDFEAVKGKGVIGTIDGHQVSLGNDKLLHQFNIELSNNLLEQAKAEQQQGKTVSYIAIGKEAVGYVTIFDAIKKTSEEAIKTLQAKGIEVIMLTGDNKNTAQAVAEKLQLKHFKAECLPEDKLKEIELLQAQGKIVAMAGDGINDAPALAQSDVGIAMGTGTDVAIESASITLVKGDLQGIVKAKNLSHKVVQNIKQNLFFAFIYNVLGVPVAAGVLFPIFGILLSPMIAALAMSFSSVSVIGNALRLRNVKI; this is translated from the coding sequence ATGAAGCATACTTATAAAATAACAGGAATGACCTGTAATGGTTGTAGAACTAAAGTTGAAAAAACCTTAAATAGTATTGAAGGCATTATAAATGCACAAGTAAGTTTACCAGATAGCGCTACCATAGAAATGGAGCAACATGTTACTACAGAAACTATGCAAGAAGTATTAGCTGAAGCAGGGAACTATACTATTGAAATGACACATCATACTCCTAAAAAAGAAGGAGAAAACAAAGGAGACTCTTGTTGTGGTGGAAATGCTAAAGCTACTGAGTCACATCAAAATAAAACAGAAGAAAAAACCGCTTCATGTTGTAGTACTGGACACAGCACAAGTAAGTATCATCAACATGGTAATGAACACAATCACCCTACACCAACATTAGGTCCAGAAGCTGCTGGAAAATATCATTGCCCTATGCACTGTGAAGGTTCTAAAGTGTATGATAAACCTGGTGATTGTCCTGTTTGTGGAATGAATTTGGAAAAAATTCCAGAGCTGATGCCTAAAAGTGTACAGTTTACCTGTCCAATGCATCCGGAAATTGTTAAAGACGAATTTGGTTCATGTCCAATTTGTGGTATGGATTTAGTACCAATGGAACACAGTGATAATGAAGAAGATGCTATTTATCAAAAACTACTTAAAAAGTTTAAAGTAGCGGTAGCTTTTACCATTCCTATTTTCATTATTGCCATGTCAGAAATGGTATCTAACAATCCGTTATATAACATTTTAGATCAAAAAATGTGGAACTGGGTTCAGTTAGTATTATCCATTCCTGTTGTTTTTTATGCAACTTGGATGTTCTTTGAAAAAGCATGGAAGTCTATAAAAACACGTAACCTAAATATGTTTACCTTAATTGGTATTGGCGCAGGTATTGCGTGGGTATTTAGTGTATTTGCTATGCTATTTCCTGATATTTTTCCAGCGCAATTTAAAACACCTCACGGTAATGTATTTGTATATTTTGAAGCTACTACAGTTATATTGACCTTAGTGTTATTAGGGCAATTACTGGAAGCAAGAGCACATAGTCAAACTAGTGGAGCTATTAAAGAGTTACTAAAGTTAGTGCCTTCAACAGCCACTCTATTGGTAAACGGTGAAGAAAAAATTATTGCTATTGATAAAATTCAACAAGGCGATTTATTACGTGTAAAACCAGGAGATAAGATTCCTGTTGATGGAGTAATTAACGAAGGGGTAAGTAGTATTGATGAATCTATGATTACTGGTGAACCAATTCCTGTAGATAAAAAGCAAGGTGATAAAGTAAGTTCAGGAACTATTAATGGTACAAAATCTTTTGTGATGGAAGCCCAAAAAGTAGGTTCTGAAACTTTGCTATCTCAAATTATCACAATGGTAAATAATGCGAGTCGTTCAAAAGCACCAATGCAAAAGTTAGCAGATAAAATCTCAAAATATTTTGTACCTATCGTATTGGTGGTTGCTGTACTTACATTTATTGTTTGGGCTATTTTTGGACCTGAACCAGCTTATGTATTTGCCTTTGTAAATGCCATAGCTGTGTTGATTATTGCGTGTCCTTGTGCCTTAGGATTAGCCACACCGATGTCTGTAATGGTTGGTATTGGACGTGGAGCACAATCAGGTGTTTTGATTAAAAACGCTGAAGCTCTTGAAAAAATGGAGAAGGTTGATACCTTAATTGTAGATAAAACGGGAACCATTACTGAAGGGAAACCGTCTGTAGAAAAAGTTATATCAATTTCAGAAAAAATCTCTGAAACTGATTTAACTCAAAAGATAGCATCATTGAATCAATATAGTGAACATCCGTTGGCAGAAGCTGTGGTTAAATTTGCCAAAGAAAAAAACATAAAGGATGTTGATGTTCCAGATTTTGAAGCTGTAAAAGGTAAAGGAGTTATTGGAACTATAGACGGACATCAAGTGTCTTTAGGTAATGATAAATTGTTACATCAGTTTAATATTGAGCTTTCTAATAACTTGTTAGAACAAGCTAAAGCAGAACAACAACAAGGTAAAACGGTTTCATACATTGCTATCGGTAAAGAAGCCGTTGGTTATGTTACTATTTTTGATGCCATTAAGAAAACAAGTGAGGAAGCTATTAAAACTTTACAAGCAAAAGGTATTGAAGTGATAATGCTTACAGGTGATAATAAAAATACTGCTCAAGCAGTTGCGGAAAAATTACAGTTAAAACATTTTAAAGCAGAATGCTTACCAGAGGATAAACTTAAAGAAATTGAGTTATTACAAGCGCAAGGTAAAATTGTAGCAATGGCTGGTGATGGAATTAATGATGCACCTGCATTAGCACAATCGGATGTTGGAATCGCTATGGGAACAGGAACAGATGTTGCTATAGAAAGTGCTTCTATTACCTTGGTAAAAGGTGATTTACAAGGTATTGTAAAAGCTAAAAACCTAAGTCATAAAGTTGTGCAAAACATTAAGCAAAATCTATTTTTTGCATTTATCTATAATGTTTTAGGTGTTCCCGTTGCTGCAGGAGTTTTATTTCCAATCTTCGGCATATTATTATCACCTATGATTGCCGCACTAGCTATGAGTTTTAGCTCTGTGTCTGTAATCGGGAATGCGTTGCGATTGCGAAATGTAAAAATTTAA
- a CDS encoding heavy-metal-associated domain-containing protein: protein MKKVILSVAVVVSVLFTSCKNEAKKETKDSPKIEAVKTIAMTNTSFGVRGNCGMCKNTIEKAANGVAGVTSAVWDRNKKKIDVSFDESKTNVMAIHNAIAASGYDTEKVAGNEEAYNGLPGCCKYDHSMQMNQSGENSSDDHSNHDH, encoded by the coding sequence ATGAAAAAAGTAATTTTAAGTGTAGCAGTAGTAGTTTCAGTACTATTTACTAGCTGTAAAAACGAAGCAAAAAAAGAAACTAAGGATTCGCCTAAAATAGAAGCCGTTAAAACTATTGCAATGACCAATACTAGTTTTGGAGTTAGAGGAAATTGTGGTATGTGTAAAAACACCATAGAAAAAGCTGCTAATGGAGTAGCTGGTGTTACTAGTGCAGTTTGGGATAGAAACAAAAAGAAAATTGATGTGTCTTTTGATGAATCAAAGACTAACGTCATGGCAATTCATAATGCTATTGCCGCATCTGGTTATGATACTGAAAAAGTAGCAGGGAATGAAGAAGCATATAACGGCTTACCAGGATGTTGCAAATATGATCATAGTATGCAAATGAATCAATCTGGAGAGAACAGTTCTGATGACCATTCTAATCACGATCATTAA
- a CDS encoding AraC family transcriptional regulator: MNTILYIKNMVCPRCIKVITDELTKNQINFDEVNLGSIHFKETVDETTLHQIKQILKKEGFELLKNKDRQLINKIKSILIEQIHHSNTKVTQNISTILTDAIGMDYTNLSKLFSETERTTIEKYIIHLKIEKVKELLKYGELNLSQISYDLNYSSPQHLSRQFKQVTGLTPTQFKAFGKRNTLDKLNNDNGL, from the coding sequence ATGAATACTATTCTTTACATAAAAAATATGGTGTGTCCTCGCTGTATTAAAGTTATTACTGATGAGTTAACTAAAAACCAGATAAATTTTGATGAGGTTAATTTGGGGAGTATTCATTTTAAAGAAACAGTAGACGAAACTACTCTACATCAAATAAAACAAATACTTAAAAAAGAAGGGTTTGAGCTCTTAAAAAATAAGGATAGGCAACTTATAAATAAAATAAAATCAATTCTTATAGAACAAATTCATCATAGTAATACTAAAGTAACACAAAACATTTCTACAATATTAACAGATGCCATTGGTATGGATTATACTAATCTTAGCAAACTGTTTTCTGAAACTGAAAGGACAACTATTGAAAAATATATTATTCATCTAAAAATAGAAAAGGTTAAGGAGTTGCTAAAATATGGTGAGCTAAATCTATCGCAAATATCCTACGATTTAAATTATAGCAGTCCTCAACATTTATCAAGACAATTTAAACAAGTTACAGGGCTAACCCCTACGCAATTTAAAGCTTTTGGTAAAAGAAATACACTTGATAAACTTAATAATGACAATGGTTTATAA
- a CDS encoding CusA/CzcA family heavy metal efflux RND transporter encodes MLDNIIKFSIKNKLIIGTLVFALIGWGIYSAKQLPIDALPDITNNQVQIITSAPSQSAQDIERLVTFPVEMTMSNIPDVEEIRSFSRFGLSVVTVVFKDNIDIYWARQQISERLIEAKNQIPSGIGTPEMMPVTTGLGEIYQYTLYAKKGYEKQYDAMELRSIQDWIVRRQLLGLEGVADVSSFGGYLKQYEVALIPERLSALNISISDVFSALSKNNQNTGGAYIDKNPKAYFIRSEGLIKTLDDIKNIVVTNTQNGTPVLIRDIGKVQFGNAIRYGAMTRNGEGEVVGAIVMMLKGANSSKVIKNVKERISQIEKSLPEGVEIRPFLDRTKLVNKAIKTVSTNLIEGALIVIFILVLLLGNLRASLIVASVIPLSMLFAISLMNLFGVSGNLMSLGAIDFGIIVDGSVIIVEATLHHLGLRKSGTLLSQSQMDDEVYQSASKIRTSAAFGEIIILIVYLPILALVGIEGKMFKPMAMTVSFAILGAFILSLTYVPMISALFLKKKLVDKKNFSDKIIESIQKVYEPILNFVLTNATKVIIATLLIFSFSIFTFTKMGSEFIPTLDEGDFAAQMMVSTGSSVSHTIKSSEKAEQILLREFPDEVIEVVGKIGSSEIPTDPMPIEAADIMIILSEPDHWTKANSKEELAQKMQEKLEENMVGVTFGFQQPIQMRFNELMTGARQDVVLKVYGEDLDKLISYGNKIAKIIPTVQGAEDLYVEKVGGLQQIVIDYKREQLARYGLAIQDVNTAINAAFAGQNAGTVYEGEKRYDLVVRLQKSSRNSIEDIKKLYVTMPNGMQIPLASVAEISFKTGPNQIQRDDAKRRLTVGFNVRGRDVASIVSEVKKNIEEKVQFDAGYYVTYGGTFKNLEEARTRLGIAVPVALLLIFMLLYITFKSVKQSLLIFMAIPMSAIGGIFALWLRDMPFSISAGIGFIALFGVAVLNGIVLIAEFNRLKKDGMTNVVDVIKKGTSVRLRPVIMTALVASVGFLPMALATSAGAEVQKPLATVVIGGLVSATLLTLLILPILYMFFETKSIKKPNKNTITVALFFLGISFASAQQSTNVLTEKEAIELALAKSVTLKKATLNIEKQKTNIGGAIVLEPLSVNYQTVGIAPNADEKEWSINQNFGSILSHINRQKLAKTQTEFAKLNADISQRQAVLNVRYLYQQWHYLYALKSLMEEQQKNVNAIKSISNKLHESGEIGGLENDVTILQSLGVQSQKSNVYKQFINIENQLKFLLQLDNKIVPEKEFPKPLPLPTIESNSTMFLDAINKSNEVADKKVAVAKSIYFPEVTAGIINRKEGNANAYTGFRVGLNIPLPFGVNKAKIKKQKIIREEIAFENEAKKVALKNNSSSLQLQVVQLQSELESIKSTTEQAQKFIIKLETAYKAGEIDAYQYNQSFNAYFQVMQNYLQLVNTYNKTVIEYEFYNKILNK; translated from the coding sequence ATGTTGGATAATATTATAAAATTTTCGATTAAAAATAAATTGATTATTGGAACATTGGTATTTGCTTTAATAGGCTGGGGAATCTATTCTGCAAAACAATTACCAATAGATGCTTTACCAGACATTACCAATAATCAGGTACAAATTATAACTTCAGCCCCTTCTCAATCAGCTCAAGATATTGAGCGTTTGGTTACATTTCCAGTTGAAATGACTATGTCTAATATACCAGATGTAGAAGAAATACGTTCATTTTCGCGCTTTGGGTTGAGTGTGGTAACTGTCGTCTTTAAGGATAACATTGATATTTATTGGGCACGTCAACAAATCAGTGAACGTCTCATAGAAGCAAAAAACCAAATTCCATCTGGTATTGGTACACCAGAAATGATGCCTGTAACAACAGGATTGGGTGAAATTTATCAATATACTTTATATGCTAAAAAAGGTTATGAGAAACAATACGATGCTATGGAGTTACGCTCTATTCAAGATTGGATTGTCCGTCGTCAATTATTGGGGTTAGAAGGTGTTGCAGATGTAAGTAGTTTTGGAGGATATCTTAAGCAATACGAAGTTGCACTAATACCAGAGCGTCTATCTGCCTTAAATATAAGTATAAGTGACGTGTTTAGTGCCTTGTCAAAAAACAATCAAAATACAGGAGGAGCATATATTGACAAAAACCCAAAGGCCTATTTTATACGTAGTGAAGGTTTGATAAAAACGTTAGACGATATTAAAAATATTGTTGTAACGAATACTCAAAACGGCACCCCTGTTTTAATTAGAGACATAGGAAAAGTACAATTTGGTAACGCCATTCGTTATGGTGCTATGACTAGAAATGGTGAGGGTGAAGTTGTTGGTGCTATTGTAATGATGTTAAAAGGAGCTAACTCATCTAAAGTAATAAAAAACGTAAAAGAGCGTATTTCTCAAATTGAAAAAAGTCTTCCTGAAGGTGTTGAAATTCGCCCATTTTTAGATAGAACAAAATTAGTAAATAAAGCTATTAAAACAGTTTCAACAAACTTAATTGAAGGAGCTCTAATTGTAATTTTCATCTTGGTTTTACTTCTTGGAAATTTAAGAGCCAGTTTAATAGTTGCCTCGGTTATTCCTTTATCCATGTTGTTCGCAATAAGCTTAATGAATTTATTCGGTGTATCAGGAAATCTAATGAGTTTAGGTGCAATTGATTTTGGGATTATAGTTGACGGATCTGTTATCATTGTTGAAGCTACTTTACATCATCTGGGATTGCGAAAATCAGGTACATTACTCTCTCAATCTCAAATGGACGATGAAGTGTATCAATCAGCCTCAAAAATTAGAACGAGTGCGGCATTTGGAGAAATTATAATCTTAATAGTGTACTTGCCAATTTTAGCTTTAGTAGGTATCGAAGGAAAAATGTTCAAACCAATGGCAATGACCGTTAGCTTTGCTATACTTGGAGCATTTATTTTATCACTAACATACGTGCCAATGATTAGTGCACTTTTTTTAAAGAAGAAGTTAGTTGATAAAAAGAACTTTTCAGATAAAATTATCGAATCAATTCAAAAGGTTTACGAACCAATATTAAATTTTGTACTTACTAATGCTACCAAAGTAATTATTGCTACACTTTTAATCTTTTCGTTTAGCATTTTTACGTTTACTAAAATGGGCTCAGAATTTATACCTACACTAGATGAAGGAGATTTTGCTGCACAAATGATGGTAAGTACAGGAAGTAGTGTATCTCATACTATTAAATCATCTGAAAAGGCAGAACAAATTTTATTACGAGAGTTTCCAGATGAAGTTATAGAAGTTGTGGGAAAAATAGGTTCTTCTGAAATACCAACTGATCCAATGCCTATTGAAGCGGCAGATATAATGATTATCCTTTCTGAACCAGACCATTGGACTAAAGCAAATTCCAAAGAAGAATTGGCTCAAAAAATGCAGGAAAAACTTGAAGAAAATATGGTGGGAGTAACCTTTGGTTTTCAACAACCCATACAAATGCGTTTTAACGAATTGATGACTGGTGCACGACAAGATGTTGTATTAAAAGTTTATGGAGAAGATCTAGACAAATTAATTTCTTATGGAAATAAGATTGCGAAAATAATTCCAACTGTTCAAGGTGCTGAAGATTTATATGTTGAAAAGGTTGGTGGATTACAACAAATCGTAATTGACTATAAAAGAGAACAGCTAGCACGTTACGGATTAGCTATTCAAGATGTAAATACTGCTATTAATGCAGCTTTTGCAGGACAAAATGCAGGAACAGTATATGAAGGTGAAAAGCGATACGATTTAGTTGTAAGATTACAAAAATCTAGTCGCAATAGTATAGAGGATATTAAAAAACTCTATGTTACAATGCCTAATGGCATGCAAATTCCATTAGCAAGTGTTGCAGAGATAAGTTTTAAAACAGGCCCGAATCAAATTCAAAGAGACGATGCCAAACGTCGATTAACTGTCGGGTTTAATGTACGTGGACGTGATGTGGCTAGTATAGTTTCTGAAGTAAAAAAGAACATTGAAGAGAAAGTTCAATTTGATGCAGGCTACTATGTAACCTATGGAGGTACGTTTAAAAATTTAGAAGAAGCACGTACAAGATTAGGAATTGCCGTACCTGTGGCCTTATTACTTATTTTTATGTTACTGTATATTACGTTTAAGTCGGTAAAACAGAGCTTACTTATTTTTATGGCAATTCCTATGTCGGCCATTGGCGGAATATTTGCATTATGGTTGAGAGATATGCCTTTTAGTATCTCGGCAGGAATAGGGTTTATTGCGCTATTTGGTGTTGCTGTTTTAAATGGTATTGTACTTATTGCTGAATTTAATCGCCTCAAAAAAGACGGAATGACTAACGTTGTCGATGTGATTAAAAAAGGAACATCAGTACGTTTACGCCCTGTTATAATGACTGCTTTGGTAGCATCTGTTGGTTTCTTACCAATGGCTTTAGCCACATCAGCAGGAGCGGAAGTACAAAAACCATTAGCTACTGTAGTTATTGGCGGTTTAGTTTCAGCTACTTTATTAACCTTGTTGATTTTGCCAATTTTATATATGTTTTTTGAAACTAAATCGATTAAAAAACCGAATAAAAATACAATAACTGTAGCTCTATTTTTCTTAGGTATTTCATTTGCCAGTGCGCAACAATCTACCAATGTTTTAACTGAAAAAGAGGCTATCGAATTAGCATTAGCGAAGTCAGTTACATTAAAAAAGGCCACATTAAATATTGAAAAGCAGAAGACTAACATTGGCGGAGCGATAGTATTAGAACCCTTATCAGTTAACTATCAAACTGTGGGAATTGCACCCAATGCAGATGAAAAAGAATGGAGTATAAATCAAAATTTTGGTTCTATTTTATCACATATTAATAGACAAAAACTAGCTAAAACACAAACAGAGTTTGCAAAGCTAAATGCAGATATATCCCAAAGACAAGCTGTTTTAAATGTTCGATATTTATACCAGCAATGGCATTATTTATATGCCTTAAAATCCTTGATGGAAGAACAGCAAAAAAATGTAAATGCTATAAAAAGCATCTCAAATAAGCTACATGAATCAGGAGAAATAGGTGGATTAGAAAATGATGTTACTATTCTACAATCCTTGGGTGTACAGTCACAAAAAAGTAATGTATATAAGCAGTTTATTAATATAGAAAATCAGTTAAAATTCTTATTGCAATTAGATAACAAAATTGTGCCAGAAAAAGAATTTCCAAAACCATTACCATTACCAACTATAGAAAGCAATTCGACAATGTTTTTAGATGCTATTAATAAAAGTAATGAAGTGGCAGATAAAAAAGTTGCAGTAGCTAAATCCATATATTTTCCAGAAGTTACTGCTGGGATTATTAATAGGAAAGAAGGAAATGCTAACGCATATACAGGTTTTAGAGTAGGCTTAAATATTCCTTTACCGTTTGGAGTTAATAAAGCAAAAATCAAAAAGCAAAAAATCATAAGAGAAGAGATTGCTTTTGAAAATGAAGCGAAAAAAGTAGCCTTAAAAAATAATAGTAGCAGTTTGCAATTGCAGGTTGTACAGTTACAATCAGAATTAGAAAGCATCAAAAGCACAACCGAACAGGCCCAAAAGTTCATTATAAAATTAGAAACGGCTTATAAAGCGGGCGAAATAGATGCTTATCAATACAATCAGAGCTTTAATGCTTATTTTCAAGTAATGCAAAACTATTTACAATTAGTAAACACCTATAATAAAACAGTTATAGAATATGAATTCTACAACAAAATATTAAACAAATGA
- a CDS encoding multicopper oxidase domain-containing protein, producing MKSVVLNLIAFLFVINIIAQEKIIPEISGNTVTYRITIDEKMVNFTGKEVEAMAVNNSIPAPTLTFTEGQNAVIYVTNNMKVETSVHWHGLILPNFQDGVPYLNSPPILPGKTHKFEFPLTHSGTYWYHSHTGLQEQRGVYGAIMIKPKKQKLDYDYDLTLVLSDWTDEKPYSVLKNLKRNNEWYAIKRKTNVSLANAIANNALGAQLKLWSKRMPGVDISDVAFDAFLINGKPAPTYPQFKAGDKVRIRMVNSSAATYFWITIGGKQMLIASDGVDVVPVHRDKVLHAIAETYDYIVTIPESGAVEVRATAQDGSGFTSAILGSGTIEKAKVLPPVDYIKMLKQMGNMKMGGSMKMDEKMSMKKEMEMEEMLMHKKDSMPKMKMNDKHQHHKMDMMKSDSTKMKGMNMQMNKEFSYDYLKSPVKTTIHSELPTNEITLNLTGNMLRYVWSLNGKVLSEVDKIKIKRGEKARITLNNKTMMHHPMHLHGHFFRVVNANGEYSPLKHTVNVPPMGSVTIEFDANETGDWFFHCHILYHAKAGMARIFSYGDPRDPRMANYPLKQLTKADQKIYTWGETTVASHMASLELVATNTYNQFNVDAQYGWNKNVEIGADYERYLGTFFRAYIGIEAENEVEDSLDEITTVGRAGVRWLLPFFIDSDLGIDTQLRPQIQFSTAIPIFNRVELQGMWQMQADFGWKNDLPADTNWEREYIWSVGAEYILGQYFSLSASYDNRFGAGGGLTVRF from the coding sequence ATGAAATCAGTAGTTTTAAATTTAATCGCATTTCTTTTTGTAATTAATATAATAGCACAAGAAAAAATAATACCTGAAATTTCAGGAAACACGGTTACTTATCGCATTACCATAGATGAAAAAATGGTAAACTTCACAGGGAAAGAAGTTGAAGCAATGGCAGTAAACAATTCCATTCCAGCACCAACCTTGACTTTTACCGAAGGGCAAAACGCTGTTATCTACGTTACTAACAACATGAAGGTCGAAACCTCTGTGCATTGGCACGGATTGATTTTACCTAATTTTCAAGATGGTGTGCCCTATCTCAATTCGCCACCTATTCTTCCAGGGAAAACCCACAAATTCGAATTTCCACTTACACATTCAGGAACGTATTGGTATCATTCACATACAGGTTTACAAGAACAGCGAGGAGTATATGGTGCTATTATGATAAAGCCAAAAAAACAAAAACTCGATTACGATTATGACCTGACCTTGGTATTGTCTGACTGGACAGACGAAAAGCCATATAGCGTACTTAAAAACCTAAAACGAAATAATGAGTGGTATGCTATTAAACGTAAGACTAATGTTTCTTTAGCCAATGCCATTGCTAACAATGCGCTTGGCGCTCAATTAAAGTTATGGAGCAAGCGAATGCCAGGAGTAGATATTTCCGATGTGGCTTTTGATGCTTTTCTTATTAATGGAAAACCAGCACCTACTTATCCACAATTCAAAGCGGGTGATAAAGTACGTATTAGAATGGTTAACTCTTCGGCTGCTACCTATTTTTGGATTACCATTGGCGGAAAACAAATGCTTATTGCCAGTGATGGTGTAGATGTAGTTCCTGTTCATAGAGACAAGGTATTACACGCCATTGCAGAAACGTATGATTATATCGTAACAATTCCCGAAAGTGGTGCCGTAGAAGTAAGAGCTACTGCTCAAGATGGTTCTGGATTCACATCTGCAATATTAGGAAGCGGTACTATAGAAAAGGCTAAGGTATTACCCCCTGTAGATTACATAAAGATGCTTAAACAAATGGGTAATATGAAGATGGGAGGTTCTATGAAAATGGATGAAAAAATGTCTATGAAAAAAGAGATGGAAATGGAAGAAATGCTTATGCATAAAAAAGATTCGATGCCAAAAATGAAGATGAATGACAAGCATCAACATCATAAAATGGATATGATGAAATCAGATTCCACAAAAATGAAAGGAATGAATATGCAGATGAACAAGGAGTTTTCGTATGATTATTTAAAATCACCTGTAAAAACAACCATTCATTCCGAGTTGCCGACCAATGAAATCACACTTAATCTTACTGGAAATATGTTGCGTTATGTGTGGAGTTTAAATGGCAAAGTCCTTTCCGAAGTTGATAAAATAAAAATAAAACGAGGTGAAAAAGCACGTATTACCCTTAATAACAAAACAATGATGCATCATCCAATGCATTTACATGGACATTTTTTTAGGGTTGTCAATGCCAATGGTGAATATTCACCATTAAAGCACACAGTAAATGTACCGCCAATGGGAAGCGTTACTATCGAATTTGATGCTAATGAAACTGGAGATTGGTTTTTCCATTGTCATATCTTGTATCACGCCAAAGCTGGTATGGCACGTATTTTTAGTTATGGTGATCCGCGCGATCCTCGAATGGCAAACTATCCATTAAAACAACTTACCAAAGCAGATCAAAAAATCTATACTTGGGGAGAAACTACTGTGGCAAGTCATATGGCTTCATTAGAATTAGTAGCAACTAACACCTACAACCAATTTAATGTCGATGCACAATACGGTTGGAATAAAAATGTAGAAATTGGTGCCGATTATGAACGCTATCTCGGAACATTTTTTAGAGCATACATCGGAATAGAAGCCGAAAACGAAGTTGAAGATTCTTTAGATGAAATCACAACTGTTGGACGAGCTGGTGTACGTTGGTTATTACCTTTCTTTATTGATAGCGATTTAGGTATCGACACACAGCTACGTCCTCAAATTCAGTTTTCAACTGCAATTCCAATATTTAATCGCGTAGAGTTACAAGGAATGTGGCAAATGCAAGCCGATTTTGGTTGGAAAAATGACTTACCAGCAGATACAAACTGGGAACGTGAATATATTTGGAGCGTTGGTGCAGAGTATATTTTAGGACAGTATTTTTCATTATCAGCAAGTTATGACAATCGTTTTGGAGCTGGTGGCGGATTGACAGTTAGGTTTTAA